From Lonchura striata isolate bLonStr1 chromosome 23, bLonStr1.mat, whole genome shotgun sequence:
CTGACATCTAGTGAGAGTCAGCATGTCTTTTTACCTTGACTTTCTTTAACTCTCAAAGTAACTGTGGCTAAACTGTTCCATGTTTAGAGCATAAGCATTTAAAGCTGACTTTGAGTTATGTGactgaaatgaaggaaaatgtagcttttgttcctttctttttttggctTCCCAGTTTGTTGTGCTCAGAGCCTAATCTGTCTTCTCACTGCCACCTTTAAGGGAAGATTAACTCTTTGTATGCTGTCATGGTTGTCCTGATCAAGGCCTTTGTATCGGTGTGTGTGCAGATGGGTTGTCTTACACCATAACTAGGTGTTGCTTCTGATGCATAGCTAAGCAGTCCCAAGAGGGTTAGTACCTACTGAAGTTAAGGCTTCACTGTGTTCTGTTGTTAATTTAtccatttattttgatttcatgAGTATACAATATCTTGTAACATGACTCTTCCCCTCACAGAACTATAGGGAAGCTAGAACCATCGTATGTTATTCGGAAATTCCTGGATGCTCAGCGTATCCACAACCTTACTGCTTATCTACAGATGCTCCATCTGCAGTCCCTGGCCAATGCAGACCACACTACACTTCTGCTGAATTGCTATACCAAACTCAAAGACAGCTCCAAACTGGAAGAGTTCATTAAGGTACTGGGAGATGTGGAATCATGCTCCATTTTTGTGTCATCATAATAATTAAAAAGGGGCTGTGGTGACATTGTAAATTCCCTCCTCTATGACTGTTAAGAGAGAGAATAATGAATTTAGCGCTCAGTACCctggtttttgtttatttccaaGCTCTTGCTTACTTTCTCAGTTTGGTTGGTTTGCCATCTGGGTCTGGAGTGTGCTTGCTTCTGTCAGTGCAACTGGCAAGCAAATGAGAAGTGCTTAGACTCCTTCCTTTATGCATGGGTGATTTTCCCTTGCATGAGAGGTACCATGATTGTCCCTGCTCATGTTTTCCTCCTCTGACTTGAATGATTACTGCTTCTGGACTGTTAGAATTTTTCTGAGGGACCATCTCTCTGCTTTTGTTCTTGGAGACGAGTGAGAGTGAGGTCCACTTTGATGTGGAAACGGCTATCAAGGTGCTTCGCCAAGCTGGTTACTACTCCCATGCTGTGTACCTGGCAGAGAAGCATGAGCATCATGAATGGTACCTCAAAATCCAGTTAGAGGACATCAAGGTGAGGAGACATACCTGCACATGTGTTCTTACTGGGGAGAATACCAATTCTTTAGCCTCCTCTTTAGTGAGAATATAATTTCACTGACCTCTTTGCTGAGGATAGCATGCtgatgagagcagcagcaacaaTACTCGTTGCTGTTGGTgtgttgcctttctgcttttggTTTGTGTGTTAGACTAGATGGGGAAATCAGAagatcttgttttctttctgatgcCGCTTTTTACAGTGCTCTTTAAGAGGAGCAAGAGTGCTTAGTTGAGGATTCATCTAAATGTTTGCCCCAGGCTGTATCCAGTCTTTGTCcctgaggaggaagatgagcaGGAATAGTGAACTAGGTGATAATTCAGAGTAAATGGTATTTCTGGCATACTCACAGCATGTCTTCAATGCTTTCTGCCCTAAGCTCAAAGTAGAGAGCAGAGGCCAGTGTCCTGTGATTGTTTTGTTGTCTGTCTTCACAGAACTACCAAGAGGCATTGCACTACATTGGAAAACTGCCATTTGAACAGGCAGAGAGTAACATGAAGCGATATGGTAAAATCCTTATGCACCATGTCCCTAATGAGACCACTGAATTGCTGAAGATCCTTTGCACTGATTACCATCCCTCGGGAGGTAATGAGTGCCCTGGGATGctagaaggaaaaaaggtaTGGTTTGTGCTGACTGAGAGCTGTTGCTCTGCAGTAGTAACTTTGCTACTGCAGGGTGCTTCTGCATGCCTTGTGTTGTAATCCTGATGTTTTAGGTATAACGAGAATTATAACTTAATAAActctgctcaggtgagaccccacctggaataCTGTGTCTGGCTCTGGAACCCTTAGCACATGGATGTTTTGGAGTAGGTCCAGAGGAGGCTATAAAAATGATCGGAGGGATGGaacacagctgctctgaagaAAGGCTGAGTGAGCTGGGCTTGCCCAGTCTGGATAAAGGAAGGCTTcagggagacctcattgcagctTTTCAGTACTCGAAAGAGTTTTATAGGAAAGATGAGGACAAACTTTTTTACAGGGCTCGTTTTGATGCTACCAGAggtaataattttaaagtaaaagaggGCAGATTTAGACTAGATAGAAGTAAGAAACTTTTTATAATGAGGCTGGTGAAACACTGaaccaggttgcccagagagttGGCAGAtagccccatccctggaaacactCAAGTCAGGTTGGATGAggacctgagcaacctgatgaAATGGAAGATGtctcagctctctgcagaaGTATTGGACTAGATGGCTTTTAAAGATCCCTTCCCACTCAAACTATTCAACAATTCTATGAGAAGCCCCATTCTGATGTACTGGTAGTCCCAGAGGCAGGGGACCTCTTAAAGTTATTGCTCAGGATTGATCTTTGATGTTGTTGACATCCTGTATTGTGCTGTATCTGTCCTGTCTGAGGCTCTGGAAATGAACATTCCTCATGGCAGGAAGGAAGCACTAGTGTGGCTTGAGACTGATGTGGGTGCTTGTCTTTTTGTGACTGTTTTACAGGCTAATTCGGAGGAGTTCATCCCCATCTTTGCAAACAATTCCCGGGAACTGAAAGCTTTTCTGGAGCACATGACTGAGGTGCAGGCTGACTCTCCACAGGGTGTCTATGACACTTTACTGGAACTTCGGTTGCAGAACTGGGCACATGAACAAGATGAGCAGGTTTGAGCCCCTCCAGCATTGTGTTTTGAGGGAAAGGTTTGGTGTCTGTGAGTTGTATTTGCATTCCTGCAATGCCCTTTCCAGCTGGGCATTGACAACATGAGGCAGTACATATGCTGTGCTGGACAAATAGCACAGAAATGGGAAAGCAGCCTAATATCTGGGAGAATATTCCCTACAGGATGGCTGagcttgttttgtttgtatGTCTTTTAAGGACAGATTCCAGACAATACAGTCTCTGTGAGCAGATGGCTTGCCCACAAAAGTATCTTTACTTGCTTGCCTGGATCTGTGAGGGTGTTGGCTGTTTGggcaaagaaaataatgttctGTTTGCTTAAAAGGGTTAAAGAGCAAGTACCAAAACTGACTTGCCACAAAAGTGCTCCAGATTGTTGAGTCTTAGTATGCAAAATAGTGTGTAGGTGGGTGTGCCTGGGTTCCTCTTCTTGACCTCTCCCACTTTTTTGTAGACCAAGGAGAAGTTGCACGATGAAGCCCTCACCCTCCTGAAGAGCGGAAGGTTCAAGACAGTCTTTGATAAGGCCTTGGTCTTATGTCAGATGCACAATTTCAAGGATGGTGTTCTCTATCTCTATGAGCAGGGCAAACTGTGAGTGTTACTCTTGTCTTTACTTGCTACTCTAGAGTCCTGTGCTTCCCCTCTTGCCCCCAGTACACCAATTTCTGAGCCATAAATGTCTACCATTAATGGTAGTGACCTCAAGATGGGCATGGTAGATGATTGCTCTGCAGTACCTCACTGTTGAAGCAAGGCAGTTATATAGAGtgaaaaaaatacttgtgtTTGTCTTCTGTGTGAGTCCAGGGATTACATGGCTGGGTGAAAACCTAAGGTCCCTACAAAATCTCAAGGGGCGAGGTGGATTGTTGCAGCTGATGAGTCTTTCTCCCATAGTTTCCAACAGATCATGCACTACCACATGCAAAATGAGCAGTACAAGAAGGTGATTGAGGTGTGCGAGTTGTATGGCGACCAAGAGGCTTGTCTCTGGGAACAGGCTCTTAGCTACTTTGCACGGAAGGAGGAGAACTGCAAGGAGTATATTGCTGCAGTGCTGAAACACATTGAGAACAAGAATCTTATGCCTCCACTGCTTGGTAATGACATGTGACATTAAACCCTCAGCCTCCCCTGCCATAAAACCACAACCCaagcaaaaaccagaaaaacaaaccacaaaagaCTCCAACCCAGACTAGTTTGTAGTGCTTTCTGTAGATCAGACATTAGAAGAATCAATTAAATTAGAGCCTACCATTTGAAGTAATAACCTGCTCCATAGGGAAAAATGATGTCAGTCACAGCTCCCTAGTTAGGGAGAAAGATCTGCAGTATCAGTGGAATGTCTCATACATGATTGCTGtggggcagtgcagggtgtgCTGAAACTTCTGTTGAGCCTTGGTGGAGAACTAAAATCCAATCCACTACTAGATCCTTCCTTTGTCCCTTTGGTCTGAGTTATCCAGACATGCTCCCAGTCGCCCATTTTGGGAAATGATCAGACTGAAAGAGAATCTTTAAGTGAGCTCTTCCGATTCCACGAGAATGCCAGCTGCTTTTGCCTGTAAGTGGCCTGTCCCAGGAAAGCAGTCTGCCCTGGCAGTACAAGTATAGCTGCAGTTTTTGTGCTTGTGTTTAAACTAACATCTCAGTTCCTCTCAGTTGTGCAGACTCTGGCTCATAACTCCACAGCCACCCTGTCTGTGATTAAGGATTATCTTGTCAACAAGCTGCAGAAGCAAAGCCAGCAGATACAGCAGGATGAGCAGAGAATTCAGAAATACCGAGAAGAAACTACGAGGATCCGCCTGGAAATTGAAGAGCTAAAAGAAAGGTGCAGGACTGTGTGCTGTCTTGTCTAGTGCTATTCAAGGACAGAACTACTGTTTTCTTTTAGTAAGGTGTAGTTTGTCTTTCTCATGCTTCTCCATCTTGTCACTCAGTCCCAAGATTTTTCAGAAGACCAAGTGTAGCATTTGCACCGGTGCATTGGAGCTCCCTTCAGTCCACTTCCTCTGCGGTCATTCCTTTCACCAGCACTGCTTTGAAAGCTACTCTGAGAGTGATTCAGAATGTCCTACTTGCATGCCAGAAAATCGCAAAGTGATGGACATGATCCGAGCCCAGGAGCAGAAGAGAGATCTGCATGACCAGTTTCAGCATCAGGTAAGGTAACGTTGCCTGTCTTACCAAGTTGAAATAAGTAGAGTTTAGATTTGTTTACAGACCTGTAAATGGAGGCTGGTAGAGACAGGTAAGGCTTGGAAGTATTTTGTAAAGAAGGTTATGTTAACTGGATAATGAGGCGTTAGACCCTAGGGTGAGTGCATTGTGTAAAGAGCATGAAGAGTCATTGTTGGCTCTATGAAGGTGAAAGAGAGACTCTATCCTCACCTGGAAAATGTTAACACATGTGGAAACTAGAGCATTTGAGGCACTCACCTTCCTGCTTAATTCTGTTGCTCATTACCTCCTCGGTGCATGGCTCAGAAGTGGCATTGAAAGAGGATCTGGAACATCCAGTGTCAGAAAATCTAGCAGGTTTTTCTGCTACATCTAGCCCCTGCATGGACTGAGCCAATTGTCAGGGACTGACATGAGCTGCCCTGTCCACTAAAccagaggagaaggaaaggggGCTTAGAAGCAAGAGGCTCTGGAGGCTTTTGCTGATGATTCTGCTTTGTGTCTGGCAGCTCAAGTGTTCAAATGATGGCTTCTCAGTCGTTGCTGACTACTTTGGTCGCGGTGTCTTCAATAAGCTCACCCTGATCACGGACTTGCCCTCGGGAAAGACCGCTACAACCATCGAGGCTGGTCTGCAGCGGGAGCTGCTCATCCACAGCAAACGCAGTACCTGACTGCAGGCCGTGTCCACACGCCCTCTCGTGTTGTACGGGGATCCCCGCCGTGTCCTCGGCCCCCTGTGTTTGGCTTCGTCCCTTGTCCCTCAATAAACCCGAGTGGCCGGAGCGCCGCGGCCTCACTGAccggccggcggggcggggcggggcgggcgcgcggggcgggcgcgcggggcggggccgggggcggggcgggcgcgcggggcggggcctggggcgcggggcgggcgcgcggggcgggcgcgcggggcgggcgcgcggggcgggcgcgcggggcgggcgcgcggggcgggcgcgcggggcgggcgcgcggggcgggcgcgcggggcggggcttTCCCCGCGCCGGCCGCTCACAAGGCGAGGCCGCGGTCACGTGGGGGGCGGGTGCGGGCGCTGAGGGCCGGAGGTGATGGCGGAGCTGGCGGCGCCGGGCGTGGGCCTGGGACGAGAGGATGCTGGCGGGGGCGCCGGCCGAGCGGGTGGCGACCCGTTGCTGCCGCAGAAAGAGAACGGCGTGGATGGCAGAGCGATCCGCGTGGGCACCCGCCGGAGCCAGGTAGGCAGCGGCGGGGTTGGGGTGCGGGGAGTGCTCCCGCCGGGGCACCCGGCTCGTCCCGGGCGGCGCAGGGTCTGCGTGCTTCTCggggctgaggagcagcctgAGCTTCCTGAGTTCCCCTTTCGACTCCTGCCGTGGAATTCCGGGAAGAAGTTCGGAGAGCCCTTCCTTCGGAGCCCAGGGGACGGGCCGCTCCAGTAGCGCTGTCGCGGTgcaggggccgggggccacGGCGCGGGTCTCTCCCTGTCTGGCTGCGACCAACTTGAAAATTCTGTGGAGCTCTTGTACGGAAACCCCCCAATAACTGATGCTTGCAGCCCGCTCAAAGGCCAGGGAAGGGACATAGCCACAGATAGAGAAGGTATCTGTCGCCAGCGGGCTAGAGTAGGGAGGAGCAGCCTCGCAAAGAGAGATAAGCGACCCTCAGGCCTTTGCACTGAGATAATCTCGTTCCTTTTGGTAGCACGTTCTAGGAAGAATTCCGTGCTGTCACAAAGGCACTTTATGTAGACATCAGGACAAGGGAGATAGCCGTGCATATATGCTATCTCATGTAATAACGTGTGGCTTTTGGGGCACTTTACAAAGGGAAGCAGCTACATACATTCATTGTACTTGTAGGGAACTGCAGTCCCGAGAACGACGTTAATTATCAAAGGGTCTTGAGCCCTTCGGTGGCAGAAAAGCTGAACCTCATCTGTAGTTGCTTGAGTCTGCTGCCACTTGCATGTGCAGAAAGATGATACACTAGTGATTGTATTTTACTTCTGGTTTTCTTATGCAATGGAATGTTCTTCATGCAGTTTACTACTTTGAGATTTGTTTCTTGCTGTACACGATGATGTAAGCTGTtacttttgtgtgtgtgtgtttgtagaACCTCAGACTAGGTCTTTGTTCTTATAGAAGGTAAGTAACTTGTATTTGACACTAACTGGATTTTCCCACCAGCTCAGTGAAATCATACTGGCTTCTCCCAAATGCAGTATTGGTAAAATTCATGTGCTTTGAAAAAGCAGGAGGCTTTAACCCTAGCTCAGTGTGCAATATGACTTGTTCTTTCATTGCTGAGCAACAGAATAATGGTTTTGCTTACTTTTCCGCCCACTTGTTGAGTGATCATCATTCAGCAGTTGTGTTGTTCTACATAGGTGAAACCAAGAAGTGAAAGCATGAGAATTGTGATCTGTAGGTTCCTATTGGGATCACTCTCCCTAACTTGATAAACTTACTGCAGTGTTTCATCATGCACCACAGTAATGGCTGGACATGGGAAGACTTTAGTCAATAAAAGAAGTTCTTCAGTGAAGTGTTCTGGTCATGATAGGTGTTCACACAGTTCAAGGAGTTTGTACTATGAGTCATTTAACTTGAGGCAACCTATTTCTAATGCTTTTGATTTAGAGAGAATGTACTGGTCATGCATGCCTGGCTGTGGGGGAATAGTAAAGCCTCCTTAGCTACTATATGGGCACTGTGCTCTTTCTTTAGGACtttgttttctgcttccttGTAGCTGGCCCGGATTCAGACTGATAGTGTAGTTATGATGCTCCGTGAGCTATTCCCTGACCTCCACTTTGAGATTGgtaagttttgttttttggatGTTGCCCTGGGGTAGATGGCAAGGAGCAGGAGCTAGTGGGTTATCTTCGTGTGCAAGAGGTGTGTGTAGAGTCAGGAGGAGGAGGTCTGTCTAAATTTATCTGCGAGTGCCGTTTGAGTTCAGTTCAGTTGTGTGGCTGAGcaactgctgctgcttgtttCTTGTAGGGGAGATAAATGGATTTCATGAGCCCTTGATGATGTAAGTGCTGAGTGATGGATATGGTGTTGTGTTGCTCCCTTTGCAAACTTTGTATTGTTCTGGCTGCACCCCTCTGAGCATTAGGGGCATTTTCTGGTCTGGGGCTCAAAGCTTTCAACAGGAATAACAGGAGTTCAGCCGTGCACTGAAGAGAACTGCTTTACATGTGTTCTTTGGCACTCCAGAGACAGACCATGGCAGCTTCCTCTGGGTCAACTCTTCCCCAAACCAGCCCTCTttcactttgcttttgtttttgagGACCGTGAAAGACGTCTCAATTTCATTGCACTCAACTTGTCTTGAGTGCAATGTATTTCTAGAAGTGAGCTGCTCTTGTATTGAGCTTGAGTCAGTGTTCATACAGTAGTGTGTGACATTTTGCATGGATATTTTCAGCCTAAGCCCAGTACCTCACATTTTACCTGTACTGTCTCCGAGCAGTGGCCATGTCAACAACTGGGGACAAGATCTTGGACACAGCACTTTCCAAGGTAAAGGATCTTCCTTTATTCAAGAACTAATTGTATTTATGTTCTATTATCTCATGCTtcttttgtgatttatttttttccttttgtgtgtAGATTGGAGAGAAGAGCCTCTTCACCAAAGAGCTGGAAAATGCACTTGAAAGAAATGAGTAAGAACTTACTGTTTTGTCTTTCTCCTTAGCATTTGGTGCTCTTTGGACACACTTGGCTTGCTGCATAGATGATCTAATTTCCTTCAGTCCTGGTACTTTTcagactaaaaaaaataatcttttgatAAGTCactgtcttttttccccctttttttctctctgccctGGGCTCAGGACATGTATTTTGAAGTGGAGCTGTTGTATCACTTGGTCTGCCCCAGTAACGTTTTCTTCTGTTACTTGTGTATTACATGCTGTAATACAGAGGGAGGCTGTAATCTCATATGATTACTgcttattaatatatttttttaaaaaacactctTCTTATTGGTGGTAATGTCTTGCAAAACAGATTTATTGTCATCCTGTAaatgttattatttattaaCTTATGCAAGCTAAATGTGCAGGAGAATTTGACATGGGCAAATTGTGCTGTGTTCTGTGCAGTTTGTCTCTACAAAAACCTTGCTTCAGATGCCTGAGCAGACAGAGATTACTGCTGGTTTCGTGGGTTTGAGGTGTTGGGGAATTTTTGGTGTGGTTTaatctctctttcttttcaatATTCTGAGGAGGGTTTCAGTAGTGTCTTAGTTAAAGtatgtttaaaaacaaaggTATTCTGCATCTCTGTCACACAGTTACATGAGCTATACCATCTGTTCTCCAATTACTATCCTCTAATTTTTAGGGTTGACCTTGTGGTTCACTCCCTGAAGGACCTGCCAACTTCTCTTCCTCCTGGCTTTACAATTGGTGCTGTCTGCAAGTAAGTGAGGACATGAGACTTGATTCTCGAGAGCTTTGCATTTTATAGTGTTGGTGAAGGAGAGCAAAGGCAGCGTAGGTTCTTTTAGATGTTCAGAGTTTCCTGTGATTGGTCTTCAAAACAATGGAAGCTCTAGTGGAACACTAGGGCTACCCTAGTGTTCCATAGCTGGCAGGTGTGCTGAAAATTCTTGCTCTCCATCTTGATGAGGAGGTATTTTTGAGCCAGAGGTAGTTCTTCTGGGAAATGATAGCAGAACTGTTGAGCGTACCAGCCTTGCCTTAAATGATGTGTCAGGCATTCTGCACTTGTGTTATTTTGCAGAAGGGAAAACCCGCTTGACGCTGTTGTCTTTCATCCCAAAAACTGTGGAAAAACACTGAGCCTCCTTCCTGAAAAGAGGTGAGTGGGAGAAGAAGGGGAAGACAGGTGCAAAAACAGAAGGGGTCAGTTGGTTGACATTTTACATTGGCAAGTCAGTCACCTCATTGCTTTATCCTGTAGTGGTTTTACACTGCCTTTTGTGAGCATTCCACACCTGGACCCACTTGCTAGAAAAAGTAACGCTGTGTCACAGGAATGAGGTTCATCTCTCAAGCCACCCTTGAGCGGCAATGCTTTCTCAAGTTAAAACCTTTCTTGCCACGCTCTCTAGAGTGAATTCCTGCTCCTTGGTGTTCTGCCTACTGCTGAGGAAAGCATACAGTGCAGATGGTGTGTGTGGTGCAGGATTTTGGCTTTCATGGACCTGAACTATGCTTCTGTTCTCACTCAGCTTATTCTGATTTCTTCCTTGTGTTTTTGGCATCACTTTCATGTGGTTTCTCCATTTTTAATGATCTGTCTTTCTGTAGAGATTATTGGAATCCTTTGTCTGAGACAGATGAGTAAAATTACTCAGATTAAGGTAgctatttgaaataatttttttttatatattaaagtgaaataaataaacTAGCCATGACACAAAGACTTGTATTTCTGTGCATTTGGATAGCAGGAATATCGCATCTGATTTAGGTTTCAGGTTACCAAAAGGAGGAATCAGAAGGGCACATACTGATTTCTTCAGTCTCTTCAGCTGCATGAAGCTGaatcagggaaggtttaggttggatatcgaGAAAAGGTTCATCACCCAGAGAATGGTtcagcactggaacaggttcctgtgggaagtggtcacagcaccaagcctgacagagctcacaGAGTATTTGGACAGccctctcaggcacatggtaggattcttggggtgtcctgcaaAGGGGTAGAAGTTGGAACtcaatgatcctgatgggtcccttctaAATCAGCATATAATATAATTCTATAAAAAGAAGTGAACAGCATATAGCTTGAGAAAGGAAATGCCCAGACTTTCAGTTTTCTGTGGTTTCTAGTTATATACTCAAAGGTCCTCTGCTTACTCTGCATTTGTGTCTTTGATGAAGTTCCTCTGTTTTAGTCACTTCATCACTTAGTTGTCTGGCTCATTTTGGGGCAGTGGTgtcttttttctgtgaaaaatgttGTCTTTCAATGAGGTTTCATACATCCTTGCAAGTGGCTGGGGACTGCTCATCAGAAGCATATTCTGTAAATTGGCTCCTTGGGAGTTGCTTCGGACATGCTTTATGCTGAACTTCACAGagtggttttctttcttctaaggAGATATAAATAATTGACTGTTTTTCTGATCTTCAtttcaactaaaaaaaaaaatactatttgtTTCCTTGAAATTTCTGTCATATATGTGGCTGGAGGTAACTGTTAGGAGTGTTCTGGATTTCAGTGATTATACTTTTCCTTGCAGTGTGATTGGAACCAGTTCACTTcggagagcagctcagctcaaGAAGAAGTTCCCTCATTTAGAATTCAGGGATATTGTATCCTTTCCTGGCAAGTGTGGGAGCTGGGTAAAGCTGCAAAGAGGAAAGTACAACTTTGTGTAAAATCTAGATTTGAGGCTCATTTGTGCCACCTGACCTACAAGAACAAGCTGCTTCTTCAAAGGCTGTTCTCCACTACCCTGTTCTGAGGTGGGGTGGGGTAGTACTGTAACCATCCTGTCCTCTGCTTTCTCATGAGGCTGTGAAGAAGCAGCCAGCCTTGATCTAGCTGGGTGTTCAGCATACAGATTAATTGTATGTTTTGCAGTGTTTGAAAAACTGCATGACGGTGCCTCCGATGTGTTTGTCACGGGTGCGTGACCAAATGTTGCTGGGTTTCCAGTAACCCTGGATGCTGTTTGGACCATTAATTCCATTGTGGGTGGCTGACCTACTGAGAAAAGGCATTGTTACTTCCGTCCTAGGAGAAGAGTTCTTTGCAGTGCAGAAGGAATTGGGTGATAATAGTGTACTTCAGTGGTGTGCATATCTTTGTAGACTCAGCACTTGAATTAATATTCCATAATACATGGCAAGATTCTATTTTATGAAACGATTGTGCTTATTTAACACTTCTTTCAGGATGGTACTGACATTCTCATTTGGAGACTGTTGTATTCTGTACAGTCTGTAAAGACTCAACTGGTTGTAGAACTGTTATCCTGCCGTTTCTATGCTTGCTTAATCACTTCTACAGAGAGGAAACTTAAATACCCGTTTAAAGAAGCTAGATGAGAAGGAAGACTTCAGTGCCATCatcttggctgctgctgggctgaagAGAATGGGCTGGGAAAATCGCATTGGCCAGGTTAGGCgcagcaaagcagaaaataacATTCTCTGCTGAAATACCAACTGTTTGCTTTTCATACCTTGTGGTTCTCCTATCCAAGATAAGCATGCAAGCACCTGACTCCATTGCCATGATTTGATTTGAGGCACTTCTGGAAGGagtggttgggttttttggttggttgttttttttccttcgtACAGAAAATTTTCATGTTCAGTTTTCCATGGTTCAGTAACAGTTTGTAATCTGATTGTCTTGTAGCACTTCATGGCACTCGTGTCTAGCAATGCAGCAGTGTGTAAGGCTGAGATTTTAGTGATTAGCTAAGTCACAAAGTGTTACACTCCAGTTGATGGAATGGACATTATCTCACTTTTGTGGTGGAAACACTGAGGCATGAGAAGGGAGAAGTGTCTTTGGTCTGACATGAAATCACTTAGTATTGGAGACAGGAATCTGGCTCTTATTTTCTACATTGTGAACAGTGCAACTTGAGTTAACTCTTGATTTTACTTTCTTCCAGCTCCTAAGCCCTGAAGATTGTCTGTATGCTGTCGGACAGGTACTTTACAACTTTTGTTCCTTAAAGGGCACTGAAAACCAGCTTTCAGTGAAAGTATGATATATCTGAGTAGTTAACTGTGCTGAAGACTTCTCAT
This genomic window contains:
- the VPS11 gene encoding vacuolar protein sorting-associated protein 11 homolog encodes the protein MAAYLQWRRFVFFDRETVREPSAPDGAAAKPFALPPGIAVCDSGRGSLVFGDILLNCDLNMEGQIWFLPRSLQLSSFQAYKLRVTHLYQLKQHSILVSIGEDEEGINPLVKVWNLEKRDGGNPLCTRIFPAIPGNKPTVVSCLTVHENLNFMAIGFADGSVVLTKGDITRDRHSKTQILHEGSYPVTGLAFRQSGKTTHLFVVTTENIQSYMLSVKDYPRLELDTHGCGLRCSSLSDPSQDLQFIVAGNECVYLYQPDERGPCFAFEGQKLIVHWYRGYLIIVSKDRKTSPKSEFAGNEAQNSDKQVLNIYDLCNKFIAYNSIFDDIVDVLAEWGSLYVLTRDGKIHVLQEKDTQTKLEMLFRKNLFEMAINLAKSHHLDSDGLSEIFRQYGDHLYNKGNHDGAIQQYIRTIGKLEPSYVIRKFLDAQRIHNLTAYLQMLHLQSLANADHTTLLLNCYTKLKDSSKLEEFIKTSESEVHFDVETAIKVLRQAGYYSHAVYLAEKHEHHEWYLKIQLEDIKNYQEALHYIGKLPFEQAESNMKRYGKILMHHVPNETTELLKILCTDYHPSGGNECPGMLEGKKANSEEFIPIFANNSRELKAFLEHMTEVQADSPQGVYDTLLELRLQNWAHEQDEQTKEKLHDEALTLLKSGRFKTVFDKALVLCQMHNFKDGVLYLYEQGKLFQQIMHYHMQNEQYKKVIEVCELYGDQEACLWEQALSYFARKEENCKEYIAAVLKHIENKNLMPPLLVVQTLAHNSTATLSVIKDYLVNKLQKQSQQIQQDEQRIQKYREETTRIRLEIEELKESPKIFQKTKCSICTGALELPSVHFLCGHSFHQHCFESYSESDSECPTCMPENRKVMDMIRAQEQKRDLHDQFQHQLKCSNDGFSVVADYFGRGVFNKLTLITDLPSGKTATTIEAGLQRELLIHSKRST
- the HMBS gene encoding porphobilinogen deaminase isoform X1, yielding MAELAAPGVGLGREDAGGGAGRAGGDPLLPQKENGVDGRAIRVGTRRSQLARIQTDSVVMMLRELFPDLHFEIAVAMSTTGDKILDTALSKIGEKSLFTKELENALERNEVDLVVHSLKDLPTSLPPGFTIGAVCKRENPLDAVVFHPKNCGKTLSLLPEKSVIGTSSLRRAAQLKKKFPHLEFRDIRGNLNTRLKKLDEKEDFSAIILAAAGLKRMGWENRIGQLLSPEDCLYAVGQGALAVEVRAKDQEILNMVSALHDADTVLCCIAERAFMKRLEGGCSVPVAVNTLLKDGQLYLTGAVYSLDGSDSLKETMQTGVSYPHQNEDGPNDDVQHVGITAKNVPGQAQEAAENLGVELASLLLSKGAKHILSVARQLNDAR
- the HMBS gene encoding porphobilinogen deaminase isoform X2 → MAELAAPGVGLGREDAGGGAGRAGGDPLLPQKENGVDGRAIRVGTRRSQLARIQTDSVVMMLRELFPDLHFEIVAMSTTGDKILDTALSKIGEKSLFTKELENALERNEVDLVVHSLKDLPTSLPPGFTIGAVCKRENPLDAVVFHPKNCGKTLSLLPEKSVIGTSSLRRAAQLKKKFPHLEFRDIRGNLNTRLKKLDEKEDFSAIILAAAGLKRMGWENRIGQLLSPEDCLYAVGQGALAVEVRAKDQEILNMVSALHDADTVLCCIAERAFMKRLEGGCSVPVAVNTLLKDGQLYLTGAVYSLDGSDSLKETMQTGVSYPHQNEDGPNDDVQHVGITAKNVPGQAQEAAENLGVELASLLLSKGAKHILSVARQLNDAR